The DNA sequence GGATGTACGAGGGCGAGGCATTTTACGCCCGCGACGATTTACGTGAGCGCATCGCAGCGCTCGCACGGGCGCGGGCCGCGCTCGCGCGCGGGGACAGCGCGGCGTGCGGGAAAGGCCTGGAGGCTTTGGCGGCCGCCCTTGCGGGGGACCTGGCCGACGCTGAGGCTCAGTTCCCTGAACCCACTGAGGATGATCTGGTATCGCACTTGTGGGCGCTGGATCATTTGGAGCCCGTCGAGGACGGGGACGACGGGGAGTTGGGCGACGACGACGCGGACGGGCTGGGTGCGGCGCTGGCGGACCTGATCTCTTCTGTTGAGGTCGCGCGCGAGCATGTGGCTACCGCTGGCGTGTCCGTGGACCGCCTCGTTGCCGCGTCCGAGGGAGCTGTGCCGGATCTCCAGGTTCTCGCCCGTGAGGCGGTTGAGGAGTTGCGGGCCGCGTGGGAGGCTATGCCCCGACGGGAGGTTGTGTTCACCCGTACCGCTCATAACGATGGCTCTGTCGCCTGGGATGTGGGGCGCAGCATCGTCACTGGCCCGGACCTGGACGGGGCTCGCTTTGGTGTTTTGCCTAACGAAGGCAACGCAGCGGCGGCCCCCAGCGCTCAGTGTGGGGGTGAGTGCTGATGCTGGCCTTCACGTTGGTGGGGTCCTTGATTGTGATCTGGCAGGAGGAGACCTCAGAACCTCCGGTTGCTCAGGATCCATGTGTTGGGGTGTCCAGGTTCGTCGTTGCGGGTGATGAACAAGAGGGTGGACCAGTCCAAGCCGACTTGGATCGCGCGACTGATTTTCGTTGCGTCGTCGCGGTTGAAGCTGAGTGGCAGCATCATGAACAGCTCTGCGCCTTTGACGCGAGTTGCGACCTCGTAGGGGTAATCGTCGTCCGCGATGCTGATGCCCGTGCTGTCGTCGTCAACGCGTTCGACTTTGAGGACGCGTTCAAGGCTGAGGCCGTCCTCAATCGCTTTGCGCAGGGCTTGCAGGTCGTCGTTGGGGATGTTCCAGGCCATGATCATTCTTCCCTTCTCCTTACGTGTTGGGAGGGGGTGCGGGGATCTTCTCCGCACGTTGGAGTTGTGAGAGGCGGACGGGTATCCGCCTGCGCTCCCCGTCGTACTTGGGTCGCGTGTCGCGGCCGTGTGTGGGGCTGGGGGCGGCTGGCACTGCCCCGGTACCACCGTAAACCCGCCCGCGCGCGTCTGAGTAGAGCGTGCGCGGGTCCTCGTGGAGGGGAGCAGTGATGAGCGAGTACTTCGTCGTGCGGCGTGGGGCGACCGCGTTGCGTAATGAGGTCGTTTTTGATGAGCGGATCTCGTATGCGGCGCTGGGGATCCTGGCGCGCGCGTTGGCGTCGCCGGAGGGCGCGAACTTGGGGTATCGGGCGTTCGTTGGCCGGGGGCTGGGTGAGAAGGCGGTTCGGGCGGCGATGCGGGAGTTGGAGTCGGTGGGTTACAGGTTCCGTTTCACGTTGCGCAAGTCGTCGGGGCGGGTGCGTACGCTCACGATCTTCTCCGACGAGCCGATGAGCCCGCAGCAAGCGCGAGTGGTGGCCCTCGAACAGTCGCGGGGGGATTACCTGATGGAGGGGGCGGCGTCCCCGGATCCGGAGCTTGCTGGTGAGGAGGAGCGTTTGCGCAGGTCGCACCGTGCGGCAACAGGTGCCGCACGGTCGGATGGACGCGCCTCTCACCGTGCGGCAACAGGTGCCGCACGGTCTGACCAGGGAAAACAGGGTAAAAGTCCTGGTCGCACCGTGCAGCGCTCCACCGTAGCACGGTCGAGCGCGGCACTATCCCTACGGGATACCAAGTCTTCTAAAGAAGACCTAACCCAACCCCACCCCCACCCGCCCCAGAGGTCGACCAGTCCGACCTCGCCGGGTGAGGGGCAGGGTTCGGTTGGGTCGGGGATCGACTCTGGCGATGAGGCGGTTGCTGAGAGGGAGGCTGCGTCGCCGGTGGCGACGTCAGCGCCCCGGAAGTGCCGTAGAGGCCCTCAGAGGCACCCTGGAGGCGCGAAAGACCCTGCGGCTATGCCTGAGGGTGGTCGGGGTGCTGGAAGTGCCTCAGACGGTGATCTAGCGGTTTTGGCGGCGTGTGTGCCCGAGCAGTTTCGGGTGATGGACGCATGTGGGCTCGCGGTCGTGGTTGGTTTGCTGCGTGAACGGCTTGACGCTGGCTGGAGGCCAGCGGAGATTAAGCGTTTGCTGGATTCACCGCCGCCGGCGGAAGGTGTGAAGTTCATGTCCCGGTTTGTTGCTAAGCGTTTGGAGCGTTTGGTGGCTGTGGGGGAGTCTCCTCGGGCTCAGGTTGCGGCGGCCGAGCGTGAGCGTGAGCGCCTTGCGGCTGAGCGAGCTGCTGCCGAGGATGAGCGTGTGGCACAGACGGCTCCGTCGTTGTTGCACATGCGGATTCACGACCTGGTGACGGAGCTCGCTCCGGGTTTGTCGCGTGCTCGGTGCGCGGTCGTTGAGCTGGCGGTGCAGCAGGCTCTCGCGGATGCATGGCGTCGGGAGAACCCCGGGGGTGGGAAGTCGTCGGCGTCGGCGCTGCTGGAGGTGCTCGCGGCATCTGGTGAGGTGCTCGCGGCTCGGGTGATTGCTGAGCATGTTGATGAGGGGGTTGCCTGAGATGGTGGACGTTCTTCTGTCTTGGCCTGCTTGGGCGCGAGCTCAGAGAGGCTTGGGGGCTTCGGCCCGTGCGTGTTTGCGTGAGCTAGCTTCCTTGGCGGATGATCGGGGGGCCGCGATTGTGGAGATCGACTGGCTGGCTGACGCAACAGACCGTTGTCAGCGGACCGTTTGGCGGGGGCTGGCTGAGTTGGAGGATCGTGCTCTGATCGTGCGTGAGGAGCGCAGAGAGGCGGGGCATCGCGCGCCGTCACGATTCCAGCTGGTCCGTGACCCCGCAGTTGCTGTGGAGCGAACCCGCGAGCGGATTCAGAGCCTGGGCGTCGTCGTCGACGTCTTCACCGGGGGCGCGGTTGGCTCGGATGACAATGAGGGGTTGCGCGCAGTCCTCGTTGAGGCCTGTCAGGCGGGCTGGGTTGGGCAAGGTGCGAGCCGTTTGGCTGTCACGTTACTGGAGCATGGTCCCAAGCAGTTCGGGCGTCTCGCGGTTCGCCAGGCACGTTTTGAGGGAGAAACGGTATCGAACGCTTTGGCTGATGTCTTGACGTTGGCGTGGCTGGAAGCGCGGGCGTCCGCCGCGTCGATGATCCGCGCCCGGCGCCCGTGGGCAGTGTGGTCGCGGGCCGTGGAGTGCGCGGTTGCGGAGGAGTCGCTGGCAAGCCTGGAGGACCGGGGCGCAGTGACCACTACGGGCGTTGTCCCTGAAGGGGGTTCGCCCCTCGCTGGCGGGGCGGGGGAGCTGTATGTGGGAATTGATGAGCTGACAGGACCGTTTGTGCGGGTGGTTGATGCGTTGCGTGACGCGGGTGTGCCGTCGACTCTCGCGTGGGCGGGCAGTGTCCGTGTCGCACAGATCGCGGCTCATGTCTCGGTCGCGAATTCTCACACGATGGCCGCGCGCGACGCTACGCTCGCCTCTCTTGGGGTGAGTCCTGCTGCTGCCCGCGCGTGGATGACGCTCCTGGTTGGGTCGCGGCGTGGAACGGTCGCGAACGCTCTCCACGCCGATCAGAAATCGCTGAGTGAACAGGCCTCGGTCGTGGCAGAGGCATGGCGCAACACCGCGCTTATCGCATAGATCACATTGGGAGGGTTGGGCTGACTGACGGGAATGTCAGGTTGCTCCGTTTTCCTTGGATTATCTAGGCTTTTATGGTTTGTCGGGAAATGTGTAGCCGTCGATGTTGCGAATGTCTTTGATGATGTCGTCGATGAGTTCTTGGTCGTCGATGGTGGTGTCGTCTTCGACCCATTCGCTCTTGACGGTGATTTCGAGGCGCTGGAAGACGCGCATGCGGGACATGTCGATTCCGTGGCGCATCGCTTTGTCGACGGCTTGCGCGATCGCGTAGTCGCGATCATCTGAAGGCCAGCCGGCGGTGTTGAGTTGGCCGCCGGCGCCGGGAGGGCGGCCGTCGAAGGTGACGGCCCAGTACTGGAGGCGTTCAGGCTGGGAGTCGTGGTTCATGAGGGGAGCTCCTGGAGGTGTCAAACGGTCTTCAACAATGATGCCATCTTGGCGAGGTTACTGGGGTGGAGGGGGTGTGCGTGTACGTGCTGACGGATAGGGCGTAGAGAAAGGAGCGCACATGCCGACTCTGTTTCGGGGACAATCCCCTGCGCCCACGGAGAATCACTGGCTTGCTCCTAGTGGTCCGTCGGTGCCGATTCCGCCGCCTCCTGCTGTGGCCGCAGCACGCACGTGGGCTCCGGGCGTTGATGGACTCACGGTTCGGCGTCGTATCCGGCGATCGACCGTCGACGGCGCGCCTCTCCTGTGGACCGTGGGCGCACACGGCGGTGCCGGAACCTCGACGTGGGCACACATCCTCGGTGTCGGTGATGCTGGCGCATCCTGGCCGCAGCACGTCAACCCAACGCGCGCGTTGAGCGTCGTGGTCTGCTGTCGATCAACAGTGGCAGGTCTGCGAGCCGCGCAGGATGTGGCTATCGAGTGGGCGGCCGGAGCGCTGCCGGGGCAGCTCGTTGGCCTCGTCGTGGGTGCTGATGCCCCTGGACGTCTCCCTCGTGAGCTCCGCGATCAGCTGCAGATCACGTCGGGAGCATTCCCCCACTGCATTTTCGTTCCGTGGCAGGCGCAGTGGCGCTTCGCCCGGGACACGGAAAACGACGTGAATACCAATCT is a window from the Schaalia odontolytica genome containing:
- a CDS encoding DUF6668 family protein translates to MPTLFRGQSPAPTENHWLAPSGPSVPIPPPPAVAAARTWAPGVDGLTVRRRIRRSTVDGAPLLWTVGAHGGAGTSTWAHILGVGDAGASWPQHVNPTRALSVVVCCRSTVAGLRAAQDVAIEWAAGALPGQLVGLVVGADAPGRLPRELRDQLQITSGAFPHCIFVPWQAQWRFARDTENDVNTNLSRRINKIAATVAAWTERTA